A genomic region of Roseateles amylovorans contains the following coding sequences:
- the lptE gene encoding LPS assembly lipoprotein LptE, with translation MQRRDLLSLGAVALLSGCGFELRREPDYHFKTLALTGFVPHSPLAQELRRQVLRSPLKLVEDPNRADVIIDVEREIRDKTSVATTTAGQITEWQLRLQLDYSLRSAGGDILLPRTELRLTRDMNYSESAALAKEQEEASLQKAMQVEAVGLLLRRLAAVRLSA, from the coding sequence ATGCAACGCCGTGATCTGCTGTCGCTGGGTGCCGTGGCCCTGTTGTCGGGCTGTGGTTTCGAACTCCGGCGCGAGCCGGACTACCACTTCAAGACCCTGGCCCTGACCGGCTTCGTCCCGCACTCGCCGCTGGCGCAGGAACTGCGCCGGCAGGTGCTGCGCAGCCCGCTCAAGCTGGTGGAGGACCCCAACCGTGCCGACGTCATCATCGACGTCGAGCGCGAGATCCGCGACAAGACCTCGGTGGCCACCACCACCGCCGGGCAGATCACCGAATGGCAACTGCGGCTGCAACTGGACTATTCGCTGCGATCGGCCGGCGGCGACATCCTGCTGCCCCGCACCGAACTGCGGCTGACCCGGGACATGAACTACAGCGAAAGCGCGGCCCTGGCCAAGGAGCAGGAAGAGGCGTCGCTGCAGAAGGCCATGCAGGTCGAGGCGGTGGGCCTGCTGCTGCGCCGGCTCGCGGCCGTGCGGCTGTCCGCCTGA
- the holA gene encoding DNA polymerase III subunit delta, producing the protein MQIKGDALAGHLSKGLKPVYTVHGDEPLLAQEAADLLRAEARRQGFGERQVFTVSGAYFDWAPVLAAAQAMSLFADRQLIEIRIPSGKPGKDGSDALQRYCEGVQSDVLTIVTLPRLDKTQLSSAWFTALDSVGVTVKVDPVERRELPAWIARRLQQQGQQVAAGPEGQQALEFFADRVEGNLLAAHQELQKLALLHPPGELGLQQIEAAVLDVARFDVFKLSEALLSGRVARVLRMLEGLKAEGEAAVLVHWTMAEDIRALKRVHDAVAAGKPLPMALREARVWGPKERLFERIVPQLGGAALSRLLVAAQVCDGIVKGLRHPEWPADPWEALARLALMLEQALRPPTPKTRYG; encoded by the coding sequence ATGCAGATCAAGGGCGACGCGCTGGCGGGCCACCTGTCCAAGGGGCTCAAGCCGGTCTACACGGTTCACGGCGATGAGCCGCTGCTGGCGCAGGAAGCCGCCGACCTGCTGCGCGCCGAAGCGCGCCGGCAGGGCTTCGGCGAGCGGCAGGTGTTCACCGTCTCGGGGGCCTACTTCGACTGGGCGCCGGTGCTGGCCGCTGCGCAGGCGATGAGCCTGTTCGCCGACCGCCAACTGATCGAAATCCGCATTCCCAGCGGCAAGCCCGGCAAAGACGGCTCGGACGCGCTGCAGCGCTATTGCGAGGGGGTGCAGTCTGATGTGCTGACCATCGTCACCCTGCCGCGGCTGGACAAGACCCAGCTCTCCAGCGCCTGGTTCACCGCGCTGGACAGCGTGGGCGTGACGGTGAAGGTCGACCCGGTTGAACGGCGCGAGCTGCCGGCCTGGATCGCCCGCCGGCTGCAACAGCAGGGGCAGCAGGTGGCCGCCGGACCGGAAGGCCAGCAAGCGCTGGAATTCTTCGCTGACCGGGTCGAGGGCAACCTGCTCGCGGCCCATCAGGAGCTTCAGAAACTGGCGCTGCTGCATCCGCCGGGGGAACTGGGCCTGCAGCAGATCGAAGCTGCGGTGCTGGACGTCGCCCGCTTCGATGTGTTCAAGCTCAGCGAAGCCCTGCTCAGCGGCCGGGTGGCCCGGGTGCTGCGGATGCTCGAGGGCCTGAAGGCCGAAGGCGAAGCCGCCGTGCTGGTGCACTGGACCATGGCCGAGGACATCCGCGCCCTCAAGCGGGTGCATGACGCGGTCGCAGCGGGCAAGCCGTTGCCGATGGCGCTGCGCGAGGCGCGCGTCTGGGGCCCGAAGGAGCGTCTGTTCGAACGCATCGTGCCTCAACTGGGCGGCGCCGCGCTGTCCCGGCTGCTGGTCGCGGCCCAGGTTTGCGACGGTATCGTCAAGGGCCTGCGGCATCCGGAATGGCCGGCCGATCCGTGGGAGGCACTGGCCCGTCTGGCGCTCATGCTGGAGCAAGCCCTGCGTCCGCCGACACCCAAAACCCGCTATGGTTGA
- a CDS encoding outer membrane protein assembly factor BamE has product MSLKSQIALIARLGVAIGGLASLGACSQMPTFDAFSVSGDKVLGLVRPYRVEIVQGNVVTKEQIERIKPGMTRAQVRDQLGSPLLTDVFHETRWDYIFTIRRQGAAPQNRHIQLTFDGDQLAKIDAPGDLPTENEFIAAINTAKVSGKAPKLEMTEEERKALPPPVKQASATPEPVGPVRDYPPLEARR; this is encoded by the coding sequence ATGTCATTGAAATCCCAAATCGCCCTGATTGCGCGACTCGGCGTCGCCATCGGCGGCCTGGCGTCGCTGGGCGCGTGCTCGCAGATGCCCACCTTCGACGCCTTCTCCGTCAGCGGCGACAAGGTGCTCGGCCTGGTTCGACCCTACCGCGTCGAGATCGTGCAAGGCAACGTGGTCACCAAGGAACAGATCGAGCGCATCAAGCCCGGCATGACCCGGGCCCAGGTGCGCGACCAACTCGGCTCGCCGCTGCTGACCGATGTCTTCCACGAGACCCGCTGGGACTACATCTTCACCATCCGGCGCCAAGGCGCAGCGCCGCAGAATCGCCACATCCAGCTGACCTTCGACGGCGACCAGCTCGCCAAGATCGACGCCCCGGGCGACCTCCCGACCGAAAACGAATTCATCGCCGCGATCAACACCGCCAAGGTGTCCGGCAAGGCGCCGAAGCTGGAAATGACCGAGGAAGAGCGCAAGGCGCTGCCCCCGCCGGTCAAGCAGGCCTCCGCCACCCCGGAGCCGGTCGGCCCGGTGCGCGACTATCCGCCGCTGGAGGCGCGTCGATGA
- a CDS encoding MotA/TolQ/ExbB proton channel family protein, which translates to MRELFDLWHAGDSVGRLVALVLLVMSVSSWVLILWRGWTLVRARRDLQRGLPIFWAAGELPTGREQLQALDREALMLPLVDAALLDSPVGTLAASGRPHAQLTRRLRDALHQVLGGLNRGQVVLATVGSTAPFVGLFGTVWGIYHALLSISSTGNFSLDKVAGPVGEALIMTAAGLAVAIPAVLAYNLFGKWVGACEAELEGFAHDLRELLVTP; encoded by the coding sequence ATGCGTGAGCTGTTCGATCTTTGGCATGCCGGCGACAGCGTCGGCCGCCTGGTGGCCCTGGTGCTGCTGGTGATGTCCGTCAGCAGCTGGGTGCTGATCCTGTGGCGCGGCTGGACCCTGGTCCGCGCCCGCCGCGACCTGCAACGCGGGCTGCCCATCTTCTGGGCCGCGGGAGAACTCCCCACCGGCCGCGAGCAGCTTCAGGCCCTGGACCGGGAAGCCCTGATGCTGCCGCTGGTCGATGCCGCCTTGCTGGACAGCCCGGTCGGCACGCTCGCGGCCTCCGGCCGTCCCCACGCCCAATTGACCCGCCGCCTGCGCGATGCCCTGCATCAGGTGCTGGGCGGCCTCAACCGGGGCCAGGTGGTGCTGGCCACCGTCGGCAGCACGGCGCCGTTTGTGGGCCTGTTCGGCACGGTCTGGGGCATCTACCACGCCCTGCTCAGCATCTCGTCGACCGGCAACTTCAGCCTGGACAAGGTGGCCGGCCCGGTGGGTGAGGCCCTGATCATGACCGCGGCCGGTCTGGCCGTGGCGATTCCGGCGGTGCTGGCCTACAACCTGTTCGGCAAATGGGTGGGCGCCTGCGAAGCCGAGCTGGAAGGCTTCGCCCACGACCTGCGCGAACTGCTCGTCACCCCATGA
- a CDS encoding ExbD/TolR family protein yields the protein MSFGRLERRDTPKPMGDINMTPLIDVMLVLLVIFIIAAPLMGSALKLELPKSDAAAPGPAARFVAIAITPDGRYFLGEDVLEAAALRARLVALAVRQPDTELRMTADRNVPYGQVAQLIGWAQAAGLNRIAFVAENGEGGEGGKGDDARGGDAGGNRRAGPPTPPGAAAAPPRPQTAPRTGATPDPAPR from the coding sequence ATGAGCTTCGGCCGGCTCGAGCGCCGCGACACGCCCAAGCCGATGGGCGACATCAACATGACGCCGCTGATCGACGTCATGCTGGTGCTGCTGGTGATCTTCATCATCGCCGCCCCCCTGATGGGCAGCGCGCTCAAACTGGAACTCCCCAAGAGCGACGCCGCAGCCCCCGGGCCCGCCGCGCGCTTCGTGGCCATCGCCATCACGCCGGACGGCCGCTATTTTCTGGGCGAGGACGTGCTGGAGGCGGCCGCGCTACGCGCTCGCCTGGTGGCATTGGCCGTGCGTCAGCCCGACACCGAACTGCGCATGACGGCCGACCGCAACGTGCCGTACGGACAGGTGGCGCAATTGATCGGATGGGCCCAGGCGGCGGGGCTGAATCGCATCGCCTTTGTCGCTGAAAACGGCGAGGGCGGCGAAGGCGGCAAGGGCGACGACGCCCGTGGCGGGGACGCCGGCGGCAACCGCCGCGCAGGCCCGCCGACGCCCCCCGGCGCTGCCGCCGCACCACCCCGTCCCCAGACGGCGCCGCGCACAGGCGCGACGCCGGACCCCGCGCCTCGCTGA
- a CDS encoding methylamine utilization protein, protein MPPRPTSAPFTVRLPSLMALMALTPLTALLSGLAGAALVTPAQAAPWTLQVRDGSGQPLPDTVVAVEVKGQPSRAAAGTAAQMSQRDRQFQPQLLVVQTGTAVSFPNFDTVRHHVYSFSPIKRFELKLYAGTPAEPVVFDQPGVAQLGCNIHDRMTARIIVVDTPLFATTDAQGQVKLDLPAGEHRVRLWRAAMGNAAPVAQPLQIGAGASGNLKLELRD, encoded by the coding sequence ATGCCCCCCCGCCCGACCTCTGCGCCCTTCACCGTGCGCCTGCCGTCCCTGATGGCTCTGATGGCCCTGACGCCCCTGACGGCCCTCTTGTCGGGGCTGGCGGGAGCCGCCCTGGTCACTCCTGCGCAGGCGGCGCCCTGGACCCTGCAGGTCCGCGACGGCAGCGGCCAGCCACTGCCTGACACCGTGGTGGCGGTCGAGGTCAAGGGCCAGCCCAGCCGCGCGGCGGCCGGCACGGCCGCTCAGATGTCCCAGCGCGACCGGCAGTTCCAACCCCAGTTGCTGGTGGTCCAGACCGGGACGGCGGTGAGCTTTCCCAATTTCGACACGGTCCGCCACCATGTGTATTCGTTCTCGCCAATCAAGCGCTTCGAACTGAAGCTCTATGCCGGCACGCCGGCAGAGCCGGTAGTGTTCGACCAACCCGGCGTGGCACAACTGGGCTGCAACATCCATGACCGGATGACTGCCCGGATCATCGTGGTCGACACCCCGCTGTTCGCGACCACCGATGCGCAAGGCCAGGTGAAGCTGGATCTGCCCGCCGGTGAACACCGGGTGCGGCTGTGGCGTGCCGCGATGGGCAATGCGGCGCCGGTGGCGCAGCCGCTGCAGATTGGCGCCGGGGCCTCCGGCAACTTGAAACTGGAATTACGCGACTGA
- the dapB gene encoding 4-hydroxy-tetrahydrodipicolinate reductase, with product MSAGAVRIAITGASGRMGRMLIEAVLNAPDLRLTAALDREGSPTLGQDAGAFLGQHTGVAITTDVRAGLSQADVLIDFTRPEGTLAHLALCAELGVRTVIGTTGFSDAQKAEIQALSQRAAVMMAPNMSVGVNVVLKLLENAAKALAQGYDIEIIEAHHRHKVDAPSGTALKMGEVVADAIGRDLKTCAVYGREGVTGERDPSTIGFATVRGGDIIGDHTVLFAGIGERIEISHKASSRATFAQGSLRAARFLATRATGLFDMNDVLGLA from the coding sequence ATGAGCGCAGGCGCCGTGCGCATCGCCATCACCGGGGCCTCCGGCCGCATGGGCCGCATGCTGATCGAAGCGGTGCTGAATGCACCCGACCTGCGCCTGACCGCCGCACTGGACCGCGAGGGCAGTCCCACCCTCGGCCAGGATGCGGGCGCCTTCCTGGGCCAGCACACCGGCGTGGCGATCACGACCGATGTCCGCGCGGGCCTGAGCCAGGCGGATGTGCTGATCGATTTCACCCGTCCCGAAGGCACGCTGGCCCATCTGGCCTTGTGTGCCGAGCTGGGCGTGCGCACCGTCATCGGCACCACCGGCTTCAGCGACGCCCAGAAGGCGGAGATCCAGGCCCTCTCGCAGCGGGCCGCCGTCATGATGGCGCCCAACATGAGCGTGGGCGTGAACGTGGTGCTGAAGCTGCTGGAAAATGCCGCCAAGGCGCTGGCCCAGGGCTATGACATCGAGATCATCGAAGCCCATCACCGCCACAAGGTGGATGCGCCCAGCGGCACCGCACTCAAGATGGGTGAAGTGGTGGCAGACGCCATCGGCCGCGACCTCAAGACCTGCGCGGTCTACGGCCGTGAAGGCGTGACCGGTGAACGCGACCCGTCGACCATCGGCTTCGCCACGGTGCGGGGCGGCGACATCATCGGCGACCACACCGTGCTGTTTGCCGGCATCGGCGAGCGCATCGAGATCAGCCACAAGGCGTCCAGCCGGGCGACCTTTGCGCAAGGCAGCCTGCGCGCCGCACGCTTCCTCGCCACGCGGGCGACCGGTCTGTTCGACATGAACGACGTGCTCGGCTTGGCCTGA
- a CDS encoding putative bifunctional diguanylate cyclase/phosphodiesterase: MRWPDFLNLRRLEGRIVALFLALLLVVQLMSLALLNQGIVRNARGSVDEELEAGERIFTQLLSQDAEQRGLVADLLQSDYGLRQLVAAGIQGDELRTMMEDVFTNLSERGDASFIGYANDGFQLMAATNPLATQVAPLLRGVTRQQQSRTQSQLVLVGGKAYQVVVAKMRAAGLGGWVFMGFELRQEQLTELNRIVHIEGVLLSRPPQSGWQVLSSVLDEKANAELLASMPDVVRPLPTEPLSFAMTLNGEQFQARLQPLAHGGGDGDHAMAVLLLRSVDEALAPYRQLQYTLLALSLGGVAVFALGAVVTARRITEPVKALAGVARRLGGGDYASPVPRTSRDEVGDLAEAFEAMRQSIRQREELVNRLAFWDPLTDLPNREQFSQTVTRRIADSSVRFAVLMLNLDRFKHVNDVLGRPFGDRLLRTVADRLQQLLKDDVRLIARLSGDEFVMLVEGAGATRAEAVCQRIQRNFERALTIDDQTVDLSAGMGIALYPHHGRDVTILLGRAELAMHAAKRSQTGCQVYAPSMDAASQESLSLLSELRQAIDAGELRLYLQPKVDLHSQRIAGAEALVRWQHPQRGLVPPMEFIPFAEQTGFIRQLTAWMLHAAAQTWIDLKRQGLALPISVNLSTRDLMDQDLPIKIADLAAGVPPQALCLEITESAIMDDPQRALLTLEQLHALGFKLSIDDFGTGYSSLAYLKQLSVDELKIDRSFVMGMERDLDDAKIVRSTIELAHNLGLSVVAEGLETPKAWTLLQTLGCDQGQGYLLARPMPGEQFADWLRSWQPPDLGDARANTVLAGL; this comes from the coding sequence ATGCGCTGGCCCGACTTCCTCAACCTGCGACGCCTGGAAGGGCGCATCGTGGCGTTGTTCCTGGCGCTGCTGCTGGTGGTGCAGCTGATGAGCCTGGCCTTGCTGAACCAGGGCATCGTCCGCAATGCCCGCGGCTCGGTGGACGAGGAACTGGAAGCGGGCGAACGCATCTTCACCCAGTTGCTCTCGCAGGATGCGGAACAGCGCGGCCTGGTGGCGGACCTGCTGCAGTCCGACTACGGTCTGCGCCAGTTGGTGGCCGCCGGCATCCAGGGCGATGAGCTGCGCACGATGATGGAGGATGTCTTCACCAACCTCAGCGAGCGGGGAGACGCCAGCTTCATCGGTTACGCCAACGACGGCTTCCAGCTCATGGCAGCCACCAACCCGTTGGCCACCCAGGTCGCTCCGCTGCTGCGCGGCGTCACTCGCCAGCAGCAGAGCCGGACGCAAAGCCAACTGGTGCTGGTCGGGGGCAAGGCCTATCAGGTGGTGGTGGCCAAGATGCGAGCGGCCGGACTGGGCGGCTGGGTCTTCATGGGCTTCGAGCTGCGGCAAGAACAGCTCACCGAGCTGAACCGCATCGTCCACATCGAGGGCGTGCTGCTGAGCCGGCCGCCGCAATCGGGATGGCAGGTGCTGTCGAGCGTGCTGGACGAAAAGGCCAACGCCGAACTGCTGGCCAGCATGCCGGACGTCGTTCGGCCCTTGCCCACCGAGCCCTTGTCCTTCGCCATGACCTTGAACGGCGAGCAGTTCCAGGCGCGCCTGCAGCCGCTGGCCCACGGCGGCGGCGACGGCGACCATGCGATGGCGGTGCTGCTGCTTCGTTCGGTCGATGAGGCCCTCGCGCCCTACCGGCAACTGCAGTACACGCTGCTGGCGCTGAGCCTGGGCGGCGTGGCGGTGTTTGCGCTCGGTGCGGTGGTGACGGCGCGCCGCATCACCGAACCGGTGAAGGCGCTGGCCGGCGTGGCCCGGCGTCTGGGCGGGGGCGACTATGCCAGCCCGGTGCCCCGCACCTCGCGCGACGAGGTCGGTGATCTGGCCGAAGCCTTCGAGGCCATGCGCCAGAGCATTCGGCAGCGCGAGGAGCTGGTGAACCGGCTGGCGTTCTGGGATCCGTTGACCGACCTGCCCAACCGCGAGCAGTTCAGCCAGACGGTCACCCGCCGCATCGCCGACAGCTCGGTGCGGTTCGCCGTGCTGATGCTCAACCTGGACCGCTTCAAGCATGTCAACGATGTGCTGGGCCGACCGTTCGGCGACCGCCTGCTGCGCACCGTGGCCGACCGCCTGCAGCAGCTGTTGAAGGATGACGTCCGCCTGATCGCCCGGCTGAGCGGGGACGAATTCGTGATGCTGGTCGAGGGTGCGGGGGCGACCCGTGCCGAGGCGGTGTGCCAACGCATCCAGCGCAACTTCGAACGCGCACTGACCATCGACGACCAGACGGTGGATCTCTCCGCTGGCATGGGCATTGCGCTGTATCCGCATCACGGACGGGATGTGACCATCCTGCTGGGCCGCGCTGAACTGGCCATGCATGCCGCCAAGCGCAGCCAGACCGGTTGCCAGGTCTATGCCCCGAGCATGGACGCCGCCAGCCAGGAATCACTGTCGCTGCTGAGCGAACTGCGCCAGGCCATCGATGCGGGCGAGCTGAGGCTGTACCTGCAGCCCAAGGTGGATCTGCACAGCCAGCGGATTGCCGGCGCCGAAGCGCTGGTGCGCTGGCAGCATCCGCAGCGCGGGCTGGTCCCGCCGATGGAATTCATCCCCTTCGCCGAGCAGACCGGCTTCATCCGCCAGTTGACGGCATGGATGCTGCACGCGGCGGCGCAGACCTGGATCGATCTCAAGCGGCAGGGACTGGCCTTGCCAATCAGCGTGAACCTGTCGACCCGGGACCTGATGGATCAGGACCTGCCGATCAAGATCGCCGATCTGGCCGCCGGCGTGCCGCCCCAGGCCCTGTGCCTGGAGATCACCGAAAGCGCCATCATGGACGATCCCCAACGGGCGCTGCTGACGCTGGAGCAGTTGCATGCGCTGGGATTCAAGCTGTCCATCGACGACTTCGGGACGGGGTATTCGTCCCTGGCCTATCTGAAGCAGCTGTCGGTGGATGAGCTCAAGATCGACCGCAGCTTCGTGATGGGCATGGAGCGCGATCTGGACGATGCCAAGATCGTGCGCTCGACCATCGAGCTGGCGCACAACCTGGGCCTGAGCGTCGTGGCCGAAGGGCTGGAAACGCCCAAGGCCTGGACGCTGCTGCAGACCCTGGGCTGCGACCAGGGCCAGGGCTATCTGCTGGCCCGGCCGATGCCCGGCGAACAGTTCGCCGACTGGCTTCGCAGTTGGCAGCCGCCGGACCTCGGCGACGCGCGCGCCAACACGGTCTTGGCGGGGTTGTAG
- the fur gene encoding ferric iron uptake transcriptional regulator, which yields MNRSDEIKNSGLKATLPRIKILEIFQTAQRRHMTAEDVYKALLDERADIGLATVYRVLTQFEQAGLLSRNHFESGKAVFELNEGHHHDHLVCLNCGRVEEFYDPQIEERQHAIAADRGFALQEHSLALYANCMKKDCPHKMER from the coding sequence ATGAATCGCTCCGACGAAATCAAGAACAGCGGCCTCAAGGCCACGCTGCCCCGGATCAAGATCCTGGAGATCTTCCAGACGGCTCAGCGCCGCCACATGACGGCGGAAGATGTTTACAAAGCTTTGCTCGATGAGCGGGCGGACATTGGTCTGGCCACGGTCTATCGCGTGCTCACCCAGTTCGAGCAGGCGGGGCTGCTGTCTCGCAATCATTTCGAGTCAGGCAAGGCGGTCTTTGAACTCAATGAAGGTCATCACCATGACCATCTGGTCTGCCTGAACTGCGGCCGCGTGGAAGAGTTCTACGATCCCCAGATCGAGGAGCGCCAGCATGCCATCGCCGCCGATCGCGGCTTTGCGCTGCAGGAGCATTCGCTCGCGCTGTATGCGAACTGCATGAAGAAGGACTGCCCGCACAAGATGGAGCGCTGA
- the leuS gene encoding leucine--tRNA ligase: MNEKYAPSEVEQAARDHWNARDAYRVVEDASKPKFYACSMLPYPSGKLHMGHVRNYTINDMLTRQLRMKGYNVLMPMGWDAFGLPAENAAMKNKVPPAAWTYDNIAYMKSQMQAMGLAIDWSREIATCKPDYYRWNQWLFLKMLEAGIAERRTQVVNWDPIDQTVLANEQVIDGKGWRSGAVVEKREIPGYYLKITDYAEELLAAVADPSDKNFLAGWPERVRLMQENWIGKSEGVRFAFPHQIQDAGGQLIQGGRLYVFTTRSDTIMGVTFCAVAPEHPLAAHAAASNPALHAFIEECKQGGTTEAELATQDKKGMPTGLFVTHPLTDAQVEVWVGNYVLMSYGDGAVMGVPAHDERDFAFAKKYGLPIKQVVAVEGETFSLDGWAEWYGDKHKGVCTASGVLDGLTHKQAVDKVAELLGAQGLGEKKTTWRLRDWGVSRQRYWGTPIPIIHCETCGAVPVPEKDLPVVLPEDCIPDGSGNPLNKRADFLNCSCPKCGAAAKRETDTMDTFVDSSWYFMRYCDASNQGAMVGAGSDYWMPMDQYIGGIEHAILHLLYARFWTKVMRDLKLIKFDEPFKNLLTQGMVLKGAFFRKPEDAGKNYYWEHEVDVVRNEHGQPLGGTLKADGLPLEYEMTTMSKSKNNGVDPQALIDEYGADTARLFVMFASPPEQTLEWNDAGVEGAHRFLKRVWGFGTRHADAIKAAGADFAALSDDGKALRREVHLVLKQVSYDYERMQYNTVVSGAMKLLNALEGFKAAEAGQDAAALREGFSVLLRVIYPACPHIAHALWTELGFAAELGELLDAAWPTVDDAALVQDQIELMLQVNGKLRGSIKVAASADKAAIEAIALASPDFEKFAEGKTPKKVVIVPGRLVNLVV, from the coding sequence ATGAACGAGAAATACGCCCCCTCCGAGGTCGAACAGGCCGCCCGCGACCATTGGAACGCCCGCGACGCCTATCGCGTCGTCGAGGACGCCAGCAAGCCCAAGTTCTATGCGTGCTCCATGCTGCCCTACCCCAGCGGCAAGCTGCACATGGGCCATGTCCGCAACTACACGATCAACGACATGTTGACCCGGCAGCTGCGCATGAAGGGCTACAACGTGCTGATGCCGATGGGCTGGGACGCCTTCGGCCTGCCCGCGGAAAACGCGGCGATGAAGAACAAGGTGCCGCCCGCCGCGTGGACCTACGACAACATCGCCTACATGAAAAGCCAGATGCAGGCGATGGGCCTGGCGATCGACTGGTCGCGCGAGATCGCCACCTGCAAGCCGGACTACTACCGCTGGAACCAGTGGCTGTTCCTGAAGATGCTGGAGGCCGGCATCGCCGAGCGCCGCACCCAGGTGGTGAACTGGGACCCGATCGACCAGACCGTGCTGGCCAATGAGCAGGTGATCGACGGCAAGGGCTGGCGTTCCGGCGCGGTGGTCGAGAAGCGCGAGATCCCCGGCTACTACCTGAAGATCACCGACTACGCCGAAGAGCTGCTGGCGGCCGTCGCCGATCCCTCGGACAAGAACTTCCTCGCCGGCTGGCCCGAGCGGGTGCGCCTGATGCAGGAGAACTGGATCGGCAAGAGCGAAGGCGTGCGCTTCGCCTTCCCGCACCAGATCCAGGATGCCGGGGGGCAACTGATCCAGGGCGGACGTCTGTACGTCTTCACCACCCGGTCCGACACCATCATGGGCGTGACCTTCTGCGCCGTGGCGCCGGAGCATCCGCTGGCCGCGCATGCGGCGGCGTCCAATCCCGCTCTCCACGCCTTCATCGAGGAATGCAAGCAGGGCGGCACCACCGAGGCCGAGCTCGCGACGCAGGACAAGAAGGGCATGCCCACCGGGCTGTTCGTCACCCACCCGCTGACCGACGCGCAGGTCGAGGTCTGGGTCGGCAACTATGTGCTGATGAGCTATGGCGACGGCGCCGTGATGGGCGTTCCCGCTCATGACGAGCGCGACTTCGCCTTCGCGAAGAAGTACGGCCTGCCGATCAAGCAGGTGGTGGCGGTCGAGGGCGAGACCTTCTCGCTGGACGGCTGGGCCGAGTGGTACGGCGACAAGCACAAGGGCGTGTGCACGGCCTCCGGCGTGCTGGACGGGCTGACCCACAAGCAGGCGGTCGACAAGGTCGCCGAGCTGCTCGGCGCGCAGGGCCTGGGCGAGAAGAAAACCACCTGGCGCCTGCGCGACTGGGGCGTCAGCCGCCAGCGCTACTGGGGCACGCCGATCCCGATCATCCATTGCGAGACCTGCGGCGCCGTGCCGGTGCCGGAGAAGGATCTGCCGGTGGTCCTGCCGGAAGACTGCATTCCCGACGGCAGCGGCAACCCGCTGAACAAGCGCGCCGACTTCCTGAACTGCAGCTGCCCCAAGTGCGGCGCCGCCGCCAAGCGCGAGACCGACACGATGGACACCTTCGTGGACAGCTCGTGGTATTTCATGCGCTATTGCGACGCGTCCAACCAGGGCGCGATGGTCGGCGCCGGCAGCGACTACTGGATGCCGATGGACCAGTACATCGGCGGCATCGAGCATGCCATCCTGCACCTGCTGTATGCGCGCTTCTGGACCAAGGTGATGCGCGACCTCAAGCTCATCAAGTTCGACGAGCCGTTCAAGAACCTGCTCACCCAGGGCATGGTGCTCAAGGGCGCCTTCTTCCGCAAGCCGGAAGACGCCGGCAAGAACTATTACTGGGAGCATGAGGTCGACGTGGTCCGCAACGAGCACGGCCAGCCGCTGGGCGGCACGCTCAAGGCCGACGGCCTGCCGCTCGAGTACGAGATGACGACGATGTCGAAGTCGAAGAACAACGGCGTCGACCCCCAGGCCCTGATCGACGAGTACGGCGCCGACACCGCGCGCCTGTTCGTGATGTTCGCCTCCCCGCCGGAACAGACGCTGGAATGGAACGACGCCGGCGTCGAGGGCGCGCACCGCTTCCTCAAGCGTGTCTGGGGCTTCGGCACCCGGCATGCCGACGCGATCAAGGCCGCGGGCGCGGACTTCGCCGCGCTGAGCGATGACGGCAAGGCGCTGCGTCGCGAAGTGCACCTGGTGCTCAAGCAGGTCAGCTACGACTACGAGCGCATGCAGTACAACACCGTCGTCTCCGGCGCGATGAAGCTGCTGAATGCGCTGGAGGGCTTCAAGGCCGCCGAAGCGGGTCAGGACGCGGCCGCCCTGCGCGAAGGCTTCTCGGTGCTGCTGCGGGTGATCTACCCCGCCTGCCCGCACATCGCGCATGCGCTGTGGACCGAGCTCGGCTTCGCCGCCGAACTGGGCGAGCTGCTGGATGCGGCCTGGCCCACGGTCGACGACGCCGCCCTGGTGCAAGACCAGATCGAACTGATGCTGCAGGTCAACGGCAAGCTGCGCGGCTCGATCAAGGTGGCCGCCTCGGCGGACAAGGCCGCGATCGAGGCCATCGCCCTGGCCAGCCCCGACTTCGAGAAGTTTGCCGAAGGCAAAACCCCGAAGAAGGTGGTGATCGTGCCGGGCCGTCTCGTCAACCTGGTGGTCTGA